Within the Microbacterium terricola genome, the region CCGAAGGTGGTGGGCTTCTCGCGCTCGACGATGATGCCGCGAGGTTCGATGCCGAGCTTGGCCGAGAGGAGCTCCTTGGCCAGCAGCCGCTTCCGGTCGTGCTCGGGGAGCTTCGGATCCCAGCCCAGCCGGGCCGTGACCCCCGCGGGAGTGTCGAGCAGCACTGACTCCATGGCGTACCCCGTTCTGCAGCATCCTGCGTCTGCTCTCATCATGGCGAACATCGCACACGGATTCAAAGGACCGCGCCCTGCCAGACTGGACCCATGGCGCGCCGGGCGACGATCGTGGGCAGCGGCCCGAACGGGCTCGCCGCCGCGGTCGCGCTGGCCCGCGCCGGCTATGCCGTGCGGGTGCTCGAAGCGGCCGAGACGATCGGCGGCGGCACCAGGACGGCAGAGCTGACACTGCCCGGATTCCGGCACGACGTGGGCTCGGCGGTGCACCCGGCAGCGCTGAGCTCGCCGTTCTTCCGCGCGGCAGGAGTGCACGAGCGCGTCGACTGGATCATCCCCGACGCGTCGTTCGCGCACCCCCTCGACGGCGGGCGCGCCGCGATCGCCTGGCGCGACCTCGGCCGGACGGTCGAGGAGCTCGGCGCGGACGGGCGGGCCTGGCGTGCGGTGCTGGGCCCACTCAACGACGGGCTCCGCGACGTGCAGGAGACGGTCGGCGGACCACTGCTGCGACTGCCCCCGCATCCTTTCATGGCGGCGCGATTCGGAGCGCGGATGCTGCAGCTGGGCACCCGGCTCGGCGACCGCGTCTTCCGCACCGAAGCCGGCGCCGCGCTGCTCGCCGGTGTGCTCGCACACGCGAACACGCGGCTGCCCTCCCCCGCTGCGGCCGCCGCGGCGCTGCTGCTCGCGGCGCACACCCACTCCACGGGCTGGGGGTTTCCGCGCGGCGGCGCCCAGGCGATCGCGGACGCGCTCTCCTCCGACCTGCGCGCGCACGGCGGGGAGATCGAGACCGGTGTCCAGGTGCGCACCCTCGCCGGCCTCGACGTCGGCGACCGCGATGCGGGTGACCTGCTCCTGCTGGATACGTCGCCCCGACTGGCCGCGACGCATCCCGACGTGCCGCCGCGCTATGCACGGGCGCTGCGGCGGTACCGGTACGGGCCGGGGGCGGCGAAGCTCGATCTCGCCCTCGACGGCCCGGTGCCGTGGACCAACCCCGACCTCTCCCTGGCGCCGACCGTGCACCTCGGCGGGTCGCGCGCGGAGATCGTCGCGGCCGAGAACGCGGTCGCCGCCGGCCGCATCCCGGCCAGGCCCTACGTGCTGGCCGTGCAGCCGTCGGTGCTCGACGAGACGCGCGCGCCTTCGGGCAAGGCGGTGCTGTGGGCGTACATGCATGTGCCCAGGGACTCGCCGTTCGACCCGACCGAGGCGATCATCGCCCAGGTGGAGCGGTTCGCCCCCGGGGTGCGCGACCGCATCCTCGCCGCGCACGTCACCACGGCCGCCGACCGCGAGGCGCTCAACCCGGCCGAGGTGGGCGGCGACATCCTCGGCGGGGCGTTCAGCCTCGTGCAGGCGGTGCGCCGCCCGGTGGCCTCGCCGGCCCCCTGGCGCACACCCATGCGCGGCGTGTACCTGGCGTCCGCCGCGACGCCGCCCGGCCCCGGAGTGAGCGGCATGCCGGGGTGGTGGGCTGCGCGCCAGGCGCTCCGCGACAGCACGGGGGTGCGGATCGAGCTCGACGATCTGTTCTGACGGCCCCGGCCCTCCGCGCCGTCGGGCGAGGCCCCCTGGTGCGGTTACGCTCGAGGGGTGACCGATGACAAGAAGGGCCCGTCGACCGCGCGCATCACGATCTGGATCGTGGTCGGCGCCATCGGCGTCTACATGCTCGTGTCTGGCATCATCGGCATCATCTCCGGCGGCGCCTGACCGGGGGTCTCCCAGGTGCCTGCTGGGACAATGGAGCAGTGAAACTCCTCGTCGCCGCCCTTGATGCCGAACTCGTCGCCTTCGAAGCCGACCTTCCCGGATTCGACCGGCTCGTCACCGGTCCGGGCAAGCTGCAGGCCACCTACGCGCTGACCCGCGCGCTCGACGCCCGCACCTACGACGAGATCCTCGTCGTCGGCACCGCCGGCGCCATCGACCCGCGCCTGCACGAGGCGATCTACGACATCGACGCCGCGATCCAGCACGACGTCACCGACATCGACGGGATCGTCGGCCAGCACGTGTCGCTGCCGCCCCGGGTGGAGCTCGGACGCGAGGGCGTCACGATCGCGACCGGCGACCACTTCGTCGACGACGCGGAGGCGGTCGGCGTGATCCGCCCCCTCGGCGCCGGCCTGGTCGACATGGAGACGTACGCGTACGCGTGGGTGGCCGAGCAGTTCGGCGTGCCGCTGCGGGTGCTCAAGGCCGTGTCCGACCGCGCACAGGACGACGCCATCACGGACTGGCGGGCGACCGTCGCCGCGTGCAGCGCGCTGCTGCGCGACAAGGTCAGGGCAGAGTACGGGGTCTAGCCGAGCGTTCCCCCCAGTCCGCTCAGCCAGACCCCGTGTCCCGGCGCCCAGTCACCGGGAGGTCATGACCGCCACTGCGTCTTCTCCCACGTCACTGCGGCGAGGGATGCCTGGCCGCTGACCGAGGGGTGGAAGTAGTCGCGCGTCGAGATGTCCGACTTCGCGAACGCGTAGCCCGCGACCGCATAGCCGTCCCACCGGCACTTCGCCGTCGCGGCGCATGCCGCCTCGAGCGCCAGGTTGTACTCGTTCACGCGCGTCTGCACGGCCTCGCGTCGCTCCACATCGGCCGCCTTGGTGCTGGTCGGGCTCGCGAGCATCGACTTGCACAGTCCGAGCAGCGCCCAGGTGAGCCGGGCGGAGACGCTGGACTTGTTGAGGTCGAGCAGGCGCTTCAGGTTCGGGATGCTGGCGACGAAGATCTCCGGCTTCGCCTGGCTGGCCGCGAGCGTGGCGAGACTCGTCTGGATGCTGGCGGCGAAGGCGTCAGTGGAGGTCATCTGCGACACGGAGTCCTTGCACGCGTCGTTCGCGCCGATCTCGATCGTCACGTACTGCGCGCCCTGACCCGCCGCTCTGGTGGCCTGGGCGGGGAGCCCTGCGGCGACCGCACCCGGGACGGCGTCGTTGTAGGTCGTCAGCTGAGCTCCGGCCTGCCGCAGCCGGGTGGCGTGCGAGGCGACCGATGCCGCCGTGCCGGTGGACCAGCTGTTGGTCGGGCAGCTCAGCAGCGCCGAGCAGGTCATGGACGCCTGGGTGATGGAGTCGCCGAGTGCGGCCATCTTGGCCGGGAGCGCGGGAGCGGCGCTGGCGGAGGCGGCTCCGACGGAGAGTCCGACGACGAGGGCGGCGGCCGTGGCGACGGCGGTGAGGGCGCGACGGACACCCGTGGTGGTGCGCATGGCAACTCCGGTTCACGACGCTGTGTGCAGAGCAGGAGGCGCGGACGAATCCGTGGCCGGACAGGCCGGCGGTCGGCGCGAACGAGCGCGTCGACGGCTGATCAGCGGGTATCGGGAGTGGTGCGAAATGGTTCTGTGGTGCTGATCTGGCGTGACACTACACCCGGCACGAGGCCCCGACAAGAGCCGAGCGCGCGGTGGTTCAGACCGCGACGGACGCGTGCTGCGTGATGGTGCTCGGACCATGCGGGGACGCCGTCACCGTGAGCTGCGCGGGCAGCTGCTCTTTCATCGCCTCCACGTGGCTGATGACCCCGACCGTCCGGCCACCCTGGCGCAGTTCGTCGAGCGTCCGCATCGCCAGTTCGAGCGTCTCGGCGTCGAGCGAGCCGAACCCCTCGTCGATGAACAGGGTGTCGAGGCGCAGCCCGCCCGCCCGGGCCGTGACGACCTCGGCGAGGCCGAGAG harbors:
- a CDS encoding nucleoside phosphorylase, translating into MKLLVAALDAELVAFEADLPGFDRLVTGPGKLQATYALTRALDARTYDEILVVGTAGAIDPRLHEAIYDIDAAIQHDVTDIDGIVGQHVSLPPRVELGREGVTIATGDHFVDDAEAVGVIRPLGAGLVDMETYAYAWVAEQFGVPLRVLKAVSDRAQDDAITDWRATVAACSALLRDKVRAEYGV
- a CDS encoding GDSL-type esterase/lipase family protein: MRTTTGVRRALTAVATAAALVVGLSVGAASASAAPALPAKMAALGDSITQASMTCSALLSCPTNSWSTGTAASVASHATRLRQAGAQLTTYNDAVPGAVAAGLPAQATRAAGQGAQYVTIEIGANDACKDSVSQMTSTDAFAASIQTSLATLAASQAKPEIFVASIPNLKRLLDLNKSSVSARLTWALLGLCKSMLASPTSTKAADVERREAVQTRVNEYNLALEAACAATAKCRWDGYAVAGYAFAKSDISTRDYFHPSVSGQASLAAVTWEKTQWRS
- a CDS encoding phytoene desaturase family protein — translated: MARRATIVGSGPNGLAAAVALARAGYAVRVLEAAETIGGGTRTAELTLPGFRHDVGSAVHPAALSSPFFRAAGVHERVDWIIPDASFAHPLDGGRAAIAWRDLGRTVEELGADGRAWRAVLGPLNDGLRDVQETVGGPLLRLPPHPFMAARFGARMLQLGTRLGDRVFRTEAGAALLAGVLAHANTRLPSPAAAAAALLLAAHTHSTGWGFPRGGAQAIADALSSDLRAHGGEIETGVQVRTLAGLDVGDRDAGDLLLLDTSPRLAATHPDVPPRYARALRRYRYGPGAAKLDLALDGPVPWTNPDLSLAPTVHLGGSRAEIVAAENAVAAGRIPARPYVLAVQPSVLDETRAPSGKAVLWAYMHVPRDSPFDPTEAIIAQVERFAPGVRDRILAAHVTTAADREALNPAEVGGDILGGAFSLVQAVRRPVASPAPWRTPMRGVYLASAATPPGPGVSGMPGWWAARQALRDSTGVRIELDDLF